A segment of the Populus nigra chromosome 12, ddPopNigr1.1, whole genome shotgun sequence genome:
TCTTCCTTGTGGTGCCCTAGACTTGATCCGTATAGTTCATTTGAATGGCTACGTGGAAGAAATAACAGGTCCAATCACAGCTGCTGAGGTCCTTAAAGCAAACCCTAATCATGTTCTTAGCAAACCTTCTTCTCAAGGTGTTGTCCGTAAAATCTTGATTCTTTCGCCGGAATCCGAGCTCAAAAGAGGCAGCATATATTTCTTGATCCCATCTTCTTCATTGCCCGgtgacaagaaaaaaagtggTAATAATTGTGGCCACCAGATGAAATCCTCGTCAAAGAAGAGCAAAAGATACTGTAACAATAAAGATGCACGAGATTGTGATCGTTATTTAACCGATATAGTCTCCGAAAAGAAATCCTCTCGTCGTGATCGACGGACCGGTCGTGTCGGAGTATGGCGGCCTCATTTACAAAGCATCTCCGAGGACTAAAAAGTTTTTTCCGGTGCCGGATTTTGACGTTCTCCAGAGTAGATAAAGGGGTACAATTATTTGCAACTGGGACGTTTTTTTCAATGTACGTGGGGTTATActggttttcttcttttcttttcttgtataaattttatattttctttttcttttttcaatctgCATATAATAGTGGCAGATTGAGATTTTCAATATTCATCGGATCGTGATCCATTTTCTTCGACCTTCaagtaaattattatatatttgatggggggagagagagagagagagagagaggttggtGTTGATGGAATATTTCGTAATTACATCCACAAGTTCTGGGTAAATACATGTTTCTTAAATATTCAATGCCTTTTGGATTTATAATCTGAAATAATTTGGTGGGTTATTTGTAAATTCTTTCTAAGAGAAAATTGTTTCATGGTCCCttaattttgagtttgaaatgaagaagCTAAACACAAGGGAAATGATTCAATGGAGAGCAATGGAATCTCATGATAGAAGTTAATTAAAATCCATTGCTCGATTTGATAATTTCTCAAGGAATTATAGCTATAATTTAGATTTACTccataatgttattattaattactaTATGCATGCCATGAAATGATTCCCTTTTCTTATAACTTAATTATACATCCAAGAACATACCCTTGattaattattcatattaatcttgtttaattaatataactTAGGTTTTGATTTAATGTCAACATGTTTTAGGTTATGATGACTCCTTGCTCAATGATTAACATGAAAGGTTACGTACAACTACTTCAATGATTAACACATGAATATTATTGATTAGTTTCACATTAGTTTTTGTCCTCTTGTATGTATTGACTTTATTATTAATTGTACAACTATATAATAAAGCATTTAATTATCATGGaggatttgaattgaaaaaataaaaggcatgccTGCCAGTACTTGGAGTGGAGACCAGTTGTGATTATTTGAATTTGGCACATAAATTTTACTCAGCATCATCGACGCACACGGTAGTGGAGACcataatatgtataaaatatgATTAGCTAAGGTAAGACATTTACAGCCAACCAATAGAGGGAATATTGGgcaattaattaacaatttctaaatataaatgTTAAAGCCGATAGATTGCATCTCAAGGATAATGATtactcattaattaattactagttCTTACAGTTGTCAAGGAGATGCCAAATTTACTACTCtatgaatatatatttctatcttattctaaaaaaccaaaaaaaataaaataataatatgatgcCCTTCTATTCTAATTATTGAATTATACCTAGGAAGAGATAGCTTATAGTCCTACGCATATCAAGATTtgaatcatatgaaaaaattatcaaagaaaagaagacaacaTGAGATCTTTTAGATGGATTATACTTGTAAAATTTGACTCGAGATAAACCTCGAGTCATGAATTGAGaatgtatatttaaaatttttattttttaaatcaacttgAACCAGCATAAACTACAAATCAAACAAATTCCAGATCGATCAACCAGCCTATCCAAGTTTATAACTATGATATATGGAGAACAAAAGCTCCAAGTACTCCTAGTATTATTAATCAATAAGTTTCTTGTACATGAACCCGAAAGCAAGCACTCCTCAAAGTGTGACAGCTCCAAGCcacataaaaataaaggcaAAACAAGCTGGCAAATCCCCTAAAATGTACTTACATCTGATCAGTCCTCACATGGATTCCCTCTTCCCACTCTCCATAAATATTATTAGACAAAACCTGCACATCCCTTTCTTAAACTCCAGAACACAGTATTTTATGTTTAGGGCACAAGCCTGCATTGATTTTCGTTCAGCACATTGATTCTTTTATTATCAACAGTACTCTAGTTGCTCGGTTCtatcaaaacttgttttcagTTAAcccaatttaatcatttaaagtAATCTCAAGTCTTTCATAAATCAAGGGTTCTTTTCAAAAACATCCTAGGTTTGGGCATAAATCGAACTCTAAGATGTATACTGGTTATCAGAAATGAGAATGGAGGAATAAGAGTGAAGCttcagaaatcaaaataatatattaatttcaatatcgtatttgaaattaaaacaatgaaccagaatgaaatttaaaaaatattcaagtataCTATGAAGTAGCAACAATCAAGAACAActcaaattgaaagaaaaataaaagaatctaaTATCAATTTGCTACAGAAATATTCATATATAGtccatatttaaaagaaaatacacaacatgaatttctttaaaaattaaaatgttccTAATTCCTATATCCTTACATTACATAGACTGAAATACCTAGTATCTAGTTATGTTCCCTCTTATGTATACTCTCTAGCTATGTTTTTCCACCCTCTGTTGAAGTTCATTTCCTTCttccttaatttcttttatcatatcaaaactaCAACAGAATCCTGTTGAAAGGTTGACCAAACTGTGCTTACTGCATGCGTAGAGGACATGCAGTTTGGATGAGTGCCATCTTGAATTTCTTTCGTCACCTACAAAGTGGTGGCAAGAACCGATTGCATAGCTTGGCATATTCCTAACAAGATAGGCTCAAAATTATCCTGATCAGAATCTTTCATCAATTTCAAAGAACGAACTACATATTTTATCAACTGCCTCTAGATATAGCCACAAGAAATTCTAATGAGTAAATATGTTCACTGAAAAGAGTACGAGTTGTAGGCCTGATGGCTGCAAATATTTCAATGAACAGATACGGGAGAGATCACAACAAAATCTTATTATTCTAAAGTACCGTTAGTTTTTTCTCTCGGATGTTTTGATATGAAAGAAGAACCCTAGAGATATCCAAGGATCAATGGATTCATCAACAAATATGTCAAATTGCAATCTAGAAGTGGTCCACGGCCTgtgctaaaaagaaaagaaggaaaggaaTGTTACAATTCTGATAGCCTTTTCTCATCTCTGTATGGAACTCAGCTACCTATGTTGTCAGCATTGAAGTTCATTTCCTGGTTCCATGACAAGATTAAACAAATCTTCACTTTGTATAATGCTAGGTTTGTGGTAGCTGTTAATTTCTTGTATCTTATCAATCAATGACAGAATCCTGCTAGGTTGTCGCCGGAGCTTTTCTTTCGACAGGTATAGAAAAGATCAGAACAACTATAGAATGTTAgtattatgatgttttttatgcaACCAAAGTACACATGCTGTATTCTGGGCCTTCTTATTagttcttctttcatttttagaGCTTGTGGTTGCTCCTTAAAGGAACCTAACATGAGTCTGATTCAGATTCCCAGGCCATATTTAGCAAATATAttctcttcaaaataaaaaagttcctATAGCATTACATTACATAGACAGAAATATTTAGTAGATATCTAGCGTGGTTGCATCCTATGTCTACTAATATCTATGTCTTTCCAACCTTGGGTAGactcaaaaattatttctacaGTTTCTGCTGAATCTTCCAAAAGGTTTTTGGCACTATTCATCCTGTCTCCAGCTCTATACACTTGTTGTTGCACCACAAGCACAGAAACCTGGCACTGGGAATCTGATGATGCTAGCACGTCTCCCAAGAATCCAAGCTCTGGAAACTCATTCCATTCAGTAAGTCCCATAAATATTGGTGAGAAGCTGCGATGGTGTCTCCCCACCAAAATTAGATCATAGGAATTTTGAACGGATCTAATCACAGTAATCAATTCTACACTGTCCTTTACGAATTCCGTTATGTAGGAATGACGCTTTTTTCCAGCGGATGCGGCTTTGAACTCAGTGATAATATCATCGTCAAGATCCATATCAAGAGACTGCACGGCTCCCTCGGCCGGATCGATCAAATGGATCACAGTGAGAGAAACTTTTGCGTGTTTCGCCATTCTCAAACCATATGCTAAAGCTTCCCTATCATCTCTTCCATGAACAAAAATGATTCCAATTTTGTATACAAAATGGTGTTTGGAGGCACTTAAGGTGCCTCGATCAACCAAGATACCTACAGAGCATGGGGCCTTCGCAAGAATATGACGGTTAACAGCCCTGGCTTCTGTGATGTCTTCTATGCCATGAAATCCCCATTGCATATGAAATGGGATAATCACCACGGATGTTCTCTTCTCCACGGCAAGCCTACAAACTTCCTCATGTATAGAGGCAAAAGGCGATATGGATGTGAATAAGTTGACAATAACATTACCATTGCTCTCTTGCTCGTATAATCTGAAGGCATTTATGATACGACCGCAATCCTTGGTGGGGAGTTTTGCAGTTGCTCCAGGCTCATGATACATGAAGAGTGGGGATAAACTGCCAACGAGCTGGACCAGGTGGACTATGTAACAGCACATGGGAGTCTTGGCTGTTGGATTGGAAATCTCGAGAAGTCTAATCATACAAGGCGTGGAATCTTGGTGATACATGCCGGCCAGAATGCGAAACTCCATATTGAGACTAGTATGATGGATTGTTCTTTTATTGCTGGCTTTGTAATGTCTGGATGGATCGTAAAGGAATTTGATTAGAGGTGTGAAGGTTCCTGACACAAAAAGCATGTTTATGACCATCATACTGTACATCTGACGGTCAACAAGCTGCATGCGACAAGCAAAAACATGTTAGTTTCGGCACAGTATGAGGCAGTAATCTATAACAAGTAAGGAAATTTGTATGTCAAGAATAGGATAAACAGAGGGTAAGGTCATTACGAAAGTGAGGTGGCCATGCTGTACGAGTAGAACGTCAGAAATGCCTTGACAACTCATTACAAGGCCCAGTGAAAATGCTTCAACAGGAGGAACTTTGAAGAAGAGTGCAGGCAACATGCCGCCCAAAACTTTCCCAATGAAGCTAGTTAAACCAAACATACTGATAACAAACACAGTTTCAGAATGTATCGAAAGGAGGTCAACGCGTGAGACACTTAACACAAAATAGCTTGGCAGGAGGATCGAAGAAACAAATGATTCAATCTTGTTCTCTAATGCTGTTCCTAATGGTGGCCCATGAGGCACTGCGATGCCCAAAGCGGTAGCCCCAAATACCACATGGTACCCTAAAACTTCACTAAGGAATGCAGTTCCTAATACCATGATAAAGATAGACAACACGTATCCCTCTTTGACCTGTTCTCCTTCAGGGGTTTTCGCAATCATCTTAACCATAAGGGGCCTCAATACATAGAATATGAGTACAATCAACGATATAGGACACAGCAGAATCCAAAACGGCTCATGTTTTAGTTctgttataaataaaatcacaataacCAGGCCCCAACTACACATGCCACTGATCATTGATGAAGATATAGCTAACTGGCCAAGCTCCGAGTTAACGAGTTTCAGATCAGCCAAAAGGCAGACAATGACATGAAAGGAGGTAACAGCTTGAAAAATTGCAACGTGCCAAATAGACTTAAGTAGAACCGGGTTCAATTCCCTTTTTCCGCTAAGAATTCCAGCCACAATCAGGTTCAACGTTACTGGAAACAAGAAAGTAAGGAAGCCTATGACCACAGGTTTCCTTCCTGCTCTCTTCACTATCCCCAGGTCCATCTTTATtccaatcaaaaatatataaaaaatgcatCCAAAGAAAGCAAATGTCGAGCTGGTCTGGAtactttttattgaataaactGATGTCAAGAATGAACTACTTCCCCAAAGTGTTGGTCCCAGGATGAACCCTACCTGACCAAATTCAAGACATAAACTGAGTTATATACCTGAAGATCACCGCATTGCGGTCAGGAATGAATTGTATTGAGATTACTAAAACAAGATTTTTACAGGGAAATAGAAAGTTTTACCAGCAGCAATGAAACGAAAGCGCTTTCACCAAGTGGGGTGAGGATGTATTGTAATAAGACACTACATAATGAAGATAAGCTGAGTTGTGCCAAAACAGCAGGAGTTGTATGGGAAAGTGGATTCTGACCATAAAAATACCCTTTTGATATTATACCAGCACGTCCTTGGCACACCCATAGATTCTGAAGGTCTGGATTCGATGCATTCATTGTTAATAATGCAATAAAAACAAGCTCTTGGATGTCTAGATAGCCTTGCCCATAAAGAAGATAAAAGGGTGTGAAGGACTTCAAGGGACAGGAGGATTGTGCGGGTGTGctaatgcttcttttttttttctgaggcCCTGATACCACTAGCCATCAGGAGTCAGTTGACCTACTTCTTCTGGGTCGAAAATTGTTTACTACTAGAGGAGGAAAAATCTCATCCTCTATTATCTACCCTACTTGTCAGCTACAAAAAATGTGGTACAGAAAGATTTTTTGTGGATTTAATGTTTGTGTTTTATGACAGGACAGCATGTGATTTACCACATATGAATTATAAACCacagataaataaaaaaggattataCTTCATTTCTATagtttcctaaaaaaaatattaagcaaaatCTTCACCCTGTAAGATGCAATACATTGGTGGTAACTgctaattaatttcttgtaGCTTATCAAATACTAACAGGATCCTATTAAGAGGTTGACCAAGTTCGATCCAACAGGTGTAGAAGAGATCAGGTTTAATATGTGGTTTATACCAACCCAAAGTGC
Coding sequences within it:
- the LOC133669415 gene encoding uncharacterized protein LOC133669415, which produces MGNSLRCCLACVLPCGALDLIRIVHLNGYVEEITGPITAAEVLKANPNHVLSKPSSQGVVRKILILSPESELKRGSIYFLIPSSSLPGDKKKSGNNCGHQMKSSSKKSKRYCNNKDARDCDRYLTDIVSEKKSSRRDRRTGRVGVWRPHLQSISED
- the LOC133668954 gene encoding cation/H(+) antiporter 15-like: MDLGIVKRAGRKPVVIGFLTFLFPVTLNLIVAGILSGKRELNPVLLKSIWHVAIFQAVTSFHVIVCLLADLKLVNSELGQLAISSSMISGMCSWGLVIVILFITELKHEPFWILLCPISLIVLIFYVLRPLMVKMIAKTPEGEQVKEGYVLSIFIMVLGTAFLSEVLGYHVVFGATALGIAVPHGPPLGTALENKIESFVSSILLPSYFVLSVSRVDLLSIHSETVFVISMFGLTSFIGKVLGGMLPALFFKVPPVEAFSLGLVMSCQGISDVLLVQHGHLTFLVDRQMYSMMVINMLFVSGTFTPLIKFLYDPSRHYKASNKRTIHHTSLNMEFRILAGMYHQDSTPCMIRLLEISNPTAKTPMCCYIVHLVQLVGSLSPLFMYHEPGATAKLPTKDCGRIINAFRLYEQESNGNVIVNLFTSISPFASIHEEVCRLAVEKRTSVVIIPFHMQWGFHGIEDITEARAVNRHILAKAPCSVGILVDRGTLSASKHHFVYKIGIIFVHGRDDREALAYGLRMAKHAKVSLTVIHLIDPAEGAVQSLDMDLDDDIITEFKAASAGKKRHSYITEFVKDSVELITVIRSVQNSYDLILVGRHHRSFSPIFMGLTEWNEFPELGFLGDVLASSDSQCQVSVLVVQQQVYRAGDRMNSAKNLLEDSAETVEIIFESTQGWKDIDISRHRMQPR